The stretch of DNA AGGCATTGGCAACCGCATCGAACGACTTCTCCTCCATGTTGCGAGATTCAGCGAAGGCTGTGTTGCCCCCTGCCCAGATCCTTATAACGGCAGAACATATACCTCATATcgtctcctcctcctcatcacctccacctctaCCCTCGGTAGATTCGGTATCTCACTACCCCCCTATTGCAACCCTCGTCAACGCCTATCTGACAGCATTCAACAACCTTCGTTTACTTGCACCTGTCGAGCTCCATTCGCAGATCATTTCGATACATACATCCTCTCTCCTGACATCAACCAGTGTTCTGCTACAATACGTCACTCAAGCAACATCGTTCTCCGATGAATTACCGTTATCTCCCGTGAAGAGTCGACCGGGTCACGGAAGAACCCCGTCTGCTCCTCGAGCTGATCTGCTGCGGCGGAATTCAGAGGTACAGATGACACCTGAAGCCAGAGCGGCAAAGCGACGAGAGGCCAAGAGGGTCTGTGTAGCTAGTGCAGATCTATGGTGCCGGGTGGTAATCCCTTTCTTAGTAGACAAGCTGAATGGTGGAGTGTTTACCGATCTCTCCTCACAGGAAATTCCCAACGAATTAGCAAACAAGCTGCACGAGCTAGCGGGATGGGTCAAGGCTAATTCAGAGGGTTTGGAAAAGGAACCAGTGGtgaatggtaatggtaataGTGTCGAACTCAAGACTCCACCTCCACGAACTTCACCACTAGTCTCTTCTCCTGTAACCTTtaattcacctttctcatcttcctccaggCTACCCGCTATACCCCATCTTGCTACTCCAACACCGAAAAacatacctcctcctcaagcGCCTCACTCCGATGGTCTCGACGCAGTCTTCGATTCGCCCCAGCCTTCGGGACCTACTGGAAATGCTATGCATACGTCGGTACCTGAACCAGCGAACTTAAGAGAAAGTGATAGAGATACGGTTGAGAGAATGGAAACGCAGTTGGAAGCTATGAACATCGGTctgacaggtgaagaagctgctgtTGCGGTAGAAGTGAAGCACGCTTTACATCATCATGAACCACCTACGCATATCCACGTCAATCGCGAAGTTAACGAAGaaaaggtgaaggtaaaagaagatgaagtcaagataaaggaggatgaagtgaagatagaagaggatgaagtgaaggtgaaagaggatgaagtgaaggtgaaagaagataaagttAGGGCCGAAGAAGTCCCAGCAACCGAAAAGCCCATTGATGCCGTGATCCACGAAGACAGAAAGGAATCGCCGCCGCAAGCGCTTGTCGACGAAAGTGCGCCTGCCCCTGTGGTGGATGAGGCCCATGAAGCAACGGACAGTTTCCATCAACAGGACAATAGCAATATCCCAGATACCGAGGAAACTTCCACCCAATCGATTGAAGTACCAGACAAAGGCTCGATAATGGAAACAGAAACGATACCTCAGGCGGTCATCGATGAGAGCTTACCGGATCCTGCTGATAATGCTGTAGAAGCCATCGAAATCGATCCTCTGCCCTCCTCACCTGGGTCTGGCAATGGAACCGTCACGCTTGCAGTGGAAGACAAtcaagctgctgaagaaACGAAATCAACTTCAGGGGATGTTTCTGACCCCCATCCACCAGCGACAAGTCTCCAAGAAACGACTGTCGATGTGAAGCCACCCGTTGAAGAGAACGTTCTTGCTCCCATCACCAACGGGACTACCTCGGATCAGCAGCAGACGACCAAGAAGGGTGACGCAACAGAACTAGATGATACGGTTAATCTCCCCGCCGAAACTACTCAACCCGAAAATATCGAATCAACCCCTACTTCAGCTGATGCATCCCGAGCACCATCACCAGATGCCACGGCTAATAACGCCTCGGCACCTATACCAAGTACCTCAGGTGGTAATtcgaaaaagaagaagaagaagaagggaaagaagtaaTTGAAGTGATTGAAGAGGTTCCAGGAGGAGAACAGTTGTATCATATAGATATCATGAGTACACATTCTATTTATACGAAGTATGAAGTAACGGATGCACATGCACATGCACATTGAGTGAATATGTTTTGCAGGGCATTTATGTGTCACATCACAATTATATCTAATGCATGGTAAGTTACGTAGAAGAGGTATTTTTGGTAATTTCAATATTTCCACAGGAACTGCTAATAGTCCTTGATGAGCAAGAAATGGTTGTTCCAAGGTTGGTGATAGAAGATTTAATTTCATTTAGTATGCTTTTCGCTGCGTTCGGTTCGTTCGTTCTTTCGTTCTTTCGTTTCGTCGCAATATCCATAGGAGACACTTTTGTTAGGGAGTAAGGGAATTACCTTAAAGCAAGGTGAGATAATTCGAAGGAGCGATCTGCGGATTTGGTGTATTCAGTACATATTCTTTGGCGAGTCACACTATGGTTTCTCATGTTCACTTACACCTGTAGCACCTGTTGGTGTTCTCACTTGGAACCATTTACCCGTATTATCCAGTACCTCCAAAATCTCCCCTTTGGCGAAAGATACCTCGTTAGGATCATCGGGAGAAGCTGAGTAAGCGTACATCGCCCTATATGCATTGTTTCAGCTGTTGAACATGTCATGAATGGTAGAAGCTGGAGTGAAAATGGTACTCACTTGGCACGATGTTTATATTCCggttcttcacctcctgGACTAGCATAGTCGTTCCTCGCCGAAGATGCTTTTTGAGGAGTACCTTCCGTAGCAGCTGGAGCAtatccaccacttccacctccaacaGGATAACCTCCACCGATACCACCTCCACGTCCTCCGATGCTGTGTGAGGAAATCCCTCTGGACATGTTGTTCATTCCACCTCCTatacccatctcacctccGCCGTTACCAAAGCCAGACACAGAGTCTCGATGAGCAATAGGAGCTGAACGCATCCTTCTGTCGGGACCTGATAAACCCCCGGTACCACCTGAATTCAGTAGATTGTAGAAGAAAGATTCTTCCTCCGAAGTAAGGTAGATGATCCAGACGAGCTGTGTGTGTGAGATTGTGATCAGCAAGGCATGCCATTGAAGACCTGTGATTTCTACTTTACTTACATCGACCATGGTGAGCAACAACCATCCTACTCCGACGGCAATGAGTGCACCTTGAGGTTGGAATATGAACTCTACACCATGAACAGCGAAGACGGTGGCGATAGCTAAGACGACAGCCAGTTGGAATCGATGAATGGCGAGGGAGTCGGAAGCAAGAGCCAGGCTAGATGTTAGCTAAATTCGAGTAAATCATCGACCTACAAGAGATGTATTATGACAGCCCTACagtatcatcagcatacatgCCATGTGAGCAATTGTTGAGATCATACTCACAGTTGAATCCATATATTGAACCATAGAGTGTTTACCACAGGTGTCCTTCCATCAGCAGAGGCTAAAATACTACGTTAACTCCATATACTATGGTCCAAGATGATGTTTTGACTCGACTCACAGTATTTAGCCTCGGCTGCTGCTTGACTCGCAAAGGCAATGATCCAGGCTGGTATAGCGATGATGAAAGTGACCAAGAATACTGGATGTCTGAAGACATAGCCCGGGTCAAACCCATGGTCGAACATTGcgtttgatttgatttgatggtaTGTATTCTTGGGATAGCAAAAAGGGACAGAGTCGTGCAGAATCGGGATTGATCTTAGCGATAGATGTTGCAAGGTGATAAAGTAAATGTTGTTGGTGAAGGTGTGATACAGTGAGTTGAAAGAGCGAGTAAACAAAACGAAAACATGaaatcatcatgtcaacCAGATGTattctcatcattcaaccaTCCAATCTGCGGTGTATCACCGACATTACAATCATTCCTAATGGTGAACAGCAGCTGATTACGGAGTCAATCCTAATCACATTACGAATCAGTATCTGACGCGTTTCTTTGTTGACAAGTTACAAGTCATGAAAATGTTGATTTCTTCCTCACATCGGTTCGCAATTGCCGTGTTACAATCTCTGATACCCATACTCCTCTCGTTGGATACATACCCAGCCGTTCACGCCCTCCCTGGTCGAGCCAGAAAGGGTTTCGATAACCCAAGATGAATGGGTCATCAAACCAATATCCACAGCCACAAGCGTCGAGCTCATCGCATCATATACCACACCATTCCGATTCTCATGCCCCTACATCTCTTCTCGACCCCGGACATGCCATCACCAATGACATGAAAAGACGAAAGCTTTCGCCAGAGCTGTACCAAGTATCTAACACACCTCCCCTGCCTTCTAGGTCCCCTCGTCCTCTGCCCGACTCTGCTCTTTTATATTACTTCGCTCTCTCAGCTCATCGAGcatctcatcagcatctCCAACAAGCGTTCGTACATCCTTCGATATCGGCAGATCCAAGCTTAGGTATATCCATAGCGCCAGTGTACAATCGAAGTCCCGCTCAACCATTCCTTCATGATCCAAATGCTGCTGCAAAAGCCCTGGATCTGCAATTGGTGGCTCTCGATTTCCTTCGAACTGGTTTGGCATATCCCGATCTGTCCGAACGGGAGCGAGTAGCATTTGGGCTTGAATTTGGGATCGTCGGATTGAAGGTCTATACCGCTTGTATTGGGAATAGTAcgggaaaaggaaaggacaGCGAGAAAAATCAGCGAGTCGATCTATCGAGATTGATAGAAGATATTCAAGATGTAATCGGTCACTCCGTGGGTGACCCTCTGTTACGCGGTCTGATAGGGGTGACTGACTTGACACCCGTCTAGTACTACATCTCACAAAGACAAACATCGTTCATGCCTATGAGACATCAGCTAGAACTGCTCAGCATCCGCGTCGCTTTCATTCAAGTAAGTTTAACTTAGCTCTTGAAGGAATAGAGTACTCATGAAGGTGAAAACAGGGTAAACAAAATCTTGGTAAAAAGATGGTTCAGCAAGCGTTGAATACCAACAGGTAAGCTCGAGTCGGAAACTTAATCAGATTGAATCTTGCTTATGACCTGTTGCAGAGACCACACCTCACATCGCTATGCCCTTCACCTACTTTACCTCGAGTTCGTCGAACAAACTGGATCAGCAGAATTCCTTGCAGTTTGTGATGAGCTAATGGTGAGTTATCCAAATTACATTCATTCTGCTGACTTCCTTTTTCTCAGGCCGAAGCCTATGCCAAAAGACACTTCCAGATAGTTCGACTAGCAGCGTTGACGAAAGCTCGCTTCATATTCGTATATCGTCGTTGGGAACTAGCCGCCCAAGCTCTTTCCGCTTTCTCATCAGTAATAGGATTGACTGAGGACTTGTCAAAACCTATTCAATTGGCTGGTCAAGGCAATGATCGTATCTGGGAAGCTTCGTTTATCATACATTATCTGATATTACGAACTTTATGGGAAGGTCGTATAGGAAACGATCTCAATGCGAAGAATTGCCTCAAACACATTTAtgctttgatggatgagacGGCGGAATCTGGCTTATTCAATCTCTTACGAGCGAATGGAGGGGTATTGGATGTGAGTATGGATGTTGTGTGTTCTTGTGCTGATCATCTTAGCTTAATATTCCCGGAGGCGAACCAATACAAGTACAAGTCACCCCACCCAACATCCTCTACATGCTCACCTATCTCACCACTGTCGTCAGCCGGCGAGACTTCACTGGCTCCAATCAAACATGCAAAACTATCCTGCATTCCAATGCCCTTAGACTACACGAGAACGCAGTACGTGCTGAAGATATGTGGGATACCGGCTGTGAGTATCATTGTTTGTAAAGGTCGATGAATTCAAGCTGATTCGTTGACAGTCTCACATCTGCATGGGATCGCACAAACTCAGATTCAGCAAAAGGAGGTTATGATCATCAGAGGCGAAATGATGGTCGAGCATGCTACGGCCTTGATGTTTAGGAGCGAGTTCGAAGCGAGCTACAAGGTAAGCTATGATATTTTGACGGTCTCGCTGATGAAGACCAGCTCTTGATGGATACCGTGCATCACCTACGGAACCATGACTTATTCCGCTTATTCGCACCTCATCTTTGCCTGCTGATGGCGCAATATGCGATGCTCATCGGGATCAAGGAGACGGCCGCCAAGTACTACGATGCTTGTAAGAGGCTGATTAATCAGGGCAGCGAATTCGGTTTGATCGCCGATATCGGTCTGATGGGAAGTCAACATCGTCTCACCAAGTTGCCAGAACATCCTGAGAACCGAGATAAAGTCCATGCTCTAGCTGAAAAGTGCAAAGGAAGCACCAGTGCGATGTTCAACGGTGCTGGATATCTGTTGGCAAGTCTGATCGATGACAACGTGGTCAACTCCAAGAAACAACTTTCGAACGCTTACGAAATAAGTGTTCGATCGAATAATAATATCCTTCGACTTCTtatctttgcctttaccACCAGCACTCATCACTatggagggagagagaggatgtaTAGGCAGTTGGAGACAGGGAAAGAATTGGCCAAATTAATGGGTGGGAAAGACCGCCCTGATGGTGTTGGACAAGTGATCCTTGGACTGTGGTTTGCTTATCGTCTTAAAGGTGCGTTTAGTCGGGGAATGTATTTGATAATCTACTAGTCAGTCGAAAAAAGCTGATGAAACTGGCAGAGTATTATCGACAAGAAGGGGATCAAGAAAGAGCTGGACAAGCTCGAGACAGTATCAAGACTCATCTGGACCGGTTGACGGAGATCAAGAGTCGAGGTCTCTCTCTGGAACGTACGTTGCTGCCATTGCCACTGACAGCATGATTGTATAGTCAGGAGAACGAGGAATTGGAGTTGAGCAGATATAAATTCGAAGTGAAATTTCGACAGAGATCTACGCAATAAATCTTACCTGTAGCAATGTagtgtatatataccacGCATCATAATATATGAATAGTATAATCTTCATACAGggtatatctatcatatcatgcCAATGTTTGATGTTTGTATAACATATCGAATCAGTCGTCGTTCTCTAATCCTAACATAACATGTCCACCAAAACCCAAATCTATCCCACTCTGCATATGACTTCACCTCCTAAACCAGCTCTCCATgcttcccatccttccaaatACCTATTCGTCCCTGTCCTACCAGCTTtcgcatcttcttccgtccTTACAATCAAGATTTCCCCCATCCCTACGCCCGCTACGTTCCTAGCTCTCTTACCCACTAACAATctacccaattcatctcgGCTCACCACTACCCTGAAAGAAGGTTTCGATACCAATCCCATCCTACGTAATACCGGTTGACCATTTCGATGTTTTAGACCTATCCACAGTTTCCTAGCTGGTATGGGTAATGATTGGAATGCCGATGGATCCGGACCTGCGGGTGATCCTAGCGATACGTTGGATATCAGACCTGATCGCAAGAGAATAGAAGATATGGCTAAGgaggatgttgagaatgGTACGGATGTCTTGGCTTGGAAGCCTCGTGAGGTGTTTTGAAGGTGGGCGCAAAGGTTGGCAGGTAGAGGACCGAGTGATCTGGTAGTCATGTTGAAACAGATTGGGGCAGagggaaggatgatgaacaggTGTTTATGACGTGTTTTTTTTTCTCCAAAGGATGCCGAGATCGATGAAGTAGACAATATGAAGCTTGTGCTCGTCGTGGTTTCAAATGTTCTCGCCTTGGTATGGGTAGTTTTGTCGAGGTTCAATTCTAATTCTGATGATACCGCTATGAGATACTCGACATCTGTTTCAACAGCTCTCTCTGTTTCGGCTTTTGACTTTCttgcgaagaagagaagcGGATATCACCACCATACTCCGCAGGGCCATCTTGAGCTCACCGCGCCACACGGCTTGGGATCTATGCATAGGAAATGGAAATCCCGCATAACTCCGGCAGCATACGCCCAACAAATCATGCACCTGCATCTGCATCGATCATCCTCGTTGATTTTCGAAAtttatcatcccatctccttcctACTTTGCTATCACGTTTAGACCACACTCACAATATGCCTTTCACCACTTCCGTAGCAGGTCCTTCTAGGATCCCATTCCAAGCCGTATCCAACACATGTCGACGTACCATCGCTCGAAGGCATGCCTCGACAGCTGCCGGAGAGGAACGTCAACCTCCAAGGAAGGTGTCCAGTAACATCTTCTTTGCGGATTGGATCAGATCCGAAGGATCACAGTATCGTGAACCTGTAAAAGGTCAAAAGGCGAAATGGCTCGGTGACAAGGTGGTAAGTCAGTTCAGCCCTATCGTCATGTGGGCATATCCTGATATTTCGAAATGTTAGCCATATAGCAGTAACCCAACTTTCCgacctcctccacctctttccGATTACACGCAGAATCAGGTGTATGCCGAATTGAGACGAGGACGAAAAGTCGCTGAGCTTGCTGAGAAACACAATATCAGTAAAGCTAGAGTCGAAGCTATTCGAAAGCTGAAAGATATCGAGGAAGAGTTCAAACGAAGAGTGAGTGGTCATAATCCTTATCCGAAACCTTGAACTCTACCATCTATGCTTTTTCCACACTTGACTCGGATGAAACAAAATATGACATAACCTTCGTTCTGAAGACATAAACCATGGTTATTATTAtatttcttcactttctgAAACCCTTTTAACCTTACTCTGATatctgatgtgatgtatatGGAATGAAGGATCAATGCTGACTTGTCGATCTtgtcctttcctttctgtTACGTTTaatcaggtgagttataaCTCTCCTAGTACAGTATCTCATATCAAACAACTTCAATCCACCTTTTCCACCCATTTCAATGATGACCATTTGATTAGTCTTTAAGACTTCACAGTAAACTTATGGTTATAAACCATGCATGGCTTTCTGatactctttctctcctcaTCCGTACTCTGTTCTTGCATCATGTACGATTTGTGGCTGACCTGATTTCCAGTCTATACCTTTGCAGACTGCTTTCCAGCAAGGTATGGAGCCTTTGCTCGGTGTACAGACTCCTATAAACCCTTCCACGAAAGAGCACGATGCTGCCCGAGCACGACAGATCGACTTGGCCCACGACTCTCATCCCAGTACGAGTGCCGAACGACTGGAAGAGCAAAGGTGGGATTCGGGTGTGGGTCAAGAAGGTTCTTTCGGAAGTCGAACGAGGGAAACCAGCTCGAAAGGTGTGGAGCGAACTGCTTGGGAATtcagggatgaagagagggatcTGGAGGATAGAAGGGTTTTAGAacaaaaggaagaagagttgaagaaggatcctGCTCATCATGGTGTCGTACATGAAGTACTTCAACGAGAAGTTATGACTGCTACATTGTTCCCTACACCCGTCACGGAACAAGCTGccgaaaagaaggagaaggatgcTACTAAAGCGAAagagctgaaggtgaagagggcTCAAGTAGAGGGAGTCACTATCGGAGATATACATTTCGTAGATACTTCCTCCACCAAGGAGTTTGGCAGTGATAGTAGAGGTGCCAAgttgagggagaagagacacagaaggaaagaagctaaAACAGTAAAGTCAACTCAGTAGTTGCTATTCTATTCAGTAATAACAACATATGCAACGCAACGAATCTACATGAGAATCTAGTCTTGGCATATGGCCGCAGCGCAGTGAAATGCATTTGTCGATTTGAGTCTGCTGAATTATCGTCTAGCCTCGCAGTCGCTGCACAGAAATGTCTCTTGAGTCTGGAAAAATGCCGAGAAATGTTTGTGACTATTTTTGTACTGTATTGACATTCCTCACCACAACATACATCCATTCCAcaacatcattcatcttgcATAGGACCAGTCGATAAGTTACTCCTAAAAATACAATGATATAACCTACAGCCCAACAGCCCACCATGTCCTCAGCCAATTACGAGCCATTACCCACCGATTCCTCTTCCCCGACTTATCCTCCTTTACCAGGTCCACCTTACCGTCAAAGGCGTCAAAAGGTGCAGATAACTCCtattctcatcctcaagtATGTCCTAGGTGCTTGTGGATCTCTGGTGATATTCCACTGTGTCATCATCGGTGCTTTCCCCAATTCATCTTACACCAGCTACACCACCAGTGGAAGGAATCACCAATACGATCAAGCTTATGCTTCGGCCGCAGCAACAGCTCAGGACGTGTTAGACCGATTGGATCCCTCGGCAGGACAACCTGGAACATTTTTCAGAGACTCTTTTCCCTTACGGACGATGTTGGCCTTTTGGGAGTTGGctgagaaagaagtgaaagcCAGAGGATTAGATACGTGTAATGGACAATTGAGTAGAGAGCTGGTAGATGCCTATCATTCCTCTCAATTAGCTTATTGCGTACCTCCCGGACAATCTCTAGACACATTCACTCCTGATCCAATACGGAATGACACGCATTCACATTCACCCCATTGGAATCCTGAAGAAGGGGTTGAAGGAACTACGATATTCTGTTCTCCCGTTCATCGATCGGGTTTCAGTAAATGGTGGCCTTACCCTGCTGCGCCATGCGTCTCTAAGAATCTTAGGGTTATACCAGAATCGGAGAGGAGATTTAGAGCTGCTGGATGTGATATCACCGACGAAGGGGTGAAGTTGAatgtggaaatgggaagagaaagattcTTAGGTTCTGATACggagaagatagatggtgagGTAGATGAAGCAAAATGTAAGGAAAGGATAGAAAGGACTTTATTGATCATTGGTAGACAAGATCAATGGAATCCGTAAGTCATTTTTTTTCATTCCCTTCGAATatgaatgactcacctgttgTTGGATAGCTTCCATGTCGCCGAAGATCTCATTACGACTTTGGTTTCTGTCTTTATCGGAGTGCAGACAGCTCCCGCTCTTATAGATTCGAGAGTGCAGCTAGTCTTTGTCGAAGGCTATGGAATGGATTCCAATCATTTTACTCCCCTTTGGGATAGGATGGGAGCCTGGGCACCAAGAAGATTAAGCTTAGATCCTTGGACGGAGGGTACATGTTGTGAGTAATGGCATTCATCTAGTCTGCAAAGAAAGTCATAGCTAATATAACTGTTATATATAGTGACCAATGCTATACACAGTGTCGGTGCTGGAGCATCCCTTCTATCCGCTATGGGAGTAGGAAAATCATATTCATGCGCCTCGACTATCACATGGGCAGCATCCCATTATTATCGACATTTATTCGGATtacttccaccttctctctccctcccaGCCAACTTACTGGAATCTCATCACGCATCTGATCGACCTCGTCGTCCGATCAATGTCATGTGGCTATCAAGAGCCAAATTGGATGAATACGCTCAGAAACATAACGATTGGTCAAACTGGAGAGATGTAAGACACATCACCAACGAACCTGAGCTAATCAAAAAATTCAGAACCGAGTTAGAAAACATGTGTGAAGGATCATTGAAATCTGGCGAGTTTGGTTCGACAGGTTGTGTATATGAAGATGCTCAGGATATACCTGAATCATGGTCATTGACTTCACCTGAGACTATctcagatgaagatccatTACCTATAAGATTCGCAATGATCGATCCTACCGTACACGCTCTAGAGACTCAAATTCATTTCGTGGGACATACTACGATATTGGTATCTTCCCATGGAGGTGCACTGGGATTATCATTGTTCTTGCCTCCTGGTGATGGGACGGTAATTGAATTACAAGTGGAGAACGTAGCTGGGAATTACCATTTCGAACATATGGCTAAAGAGATGGGACATAATTATGAGGTTTTGAATATAAGGAGAGAAGTGGATGTTGATCAGGTTTGGGAATCGTtaagaagatggatttggaaagtATCCCAATCAGGTTAAAAGCATGCTGTTCAGATGGAATGAACTCtttgatagatggtgatCGCCCATGGTGATTGATATATACGGTTGACCTTttgatatgtatgttgtGCTCATTATATTCATATGCATGTCATCATGATTTTGAACCATCGGTGGTGATGTTAATCGAATGGAATTGGCTTGATACCTGAACGAGCGGTGAATGTGGGTGTACCTCCATGGGGTGTTGCGCCATCTTGAGCAGCAGCAAAAGCGGATGGGACTGGGGATTGAGACATCAGCTATGAACCACTCAGCCGAGAGTACACAATGAAGTAAGGGGACAAACGATTCCAAGGGCTTTGAGACGACGAGCTCACCTGGTATACCACAACAATCCATTGACCAACCAGTTTCACCCTTCACATGTATATGACCATGCGAATCAGGTTGAggtaaatcaccttcttcctcttccaaagcTCTCTTCAATTCT from Kwoniella europaea PYCC6329 chromosome 2, complete sequence encodes:
- a CDS encoding high osmolarity signaling protein SHO1, giving the protein MFDHGFDPGYVFRHPVFLVTFIIAIPAWIIAFASQAAAEAKYSSADGRTPVVNTLWFNIWIQLAVIIHLL